In Streptomyces durocortorensis, a genomic segment contains:
- the acs gene encoding acetate--CoA ligase, with product MRRDTTDTLGLGEVVSNESLANLLREERKFAPPTELAANANVTAAAYEQAEADRLGFWAEQARRLTWATEPTETLDWSNPPFAKWFADGKLNVAYNCVDRHVEAGNGDRVAIHFEGEPGDSRAITYAELKDEVSRAANALTELGVGKGDRVAVYLPMIPEAAVAMLACARIGATHSVVFGGFSADAIAARIQDADAKVVITADGGYRRGKPSALKPAVDDAVSRIDSVEHVLVVRRTGQDTAWTEGRDVWWHEITGRQSAEHAPEAFEAEQPLFILYTSGTTGKPKGILHTSGGYLTQAAYTHHAVFDLKPESDVYWCTADVGWVTGHSYIVYGPLANGATQVMYEGTPDTPHQGRFWEIVQKYGVTILYTAPTAIRTFMKWGDDIPAKFDLSSLRVLGSVGEPINPEAWMWYRKNIGADKCPIVDTWWQTETGAMMIAPLPGVTETKPGSAQRALPGIGATVVDDEANEVPDGGGGYLVLTEPWPSMLRTIWGDDQRFIDTYWSRFAGKYFAGDGAKKDEDGDIWLLGRVDDVMLVSGHNISTTEVESALVSHPSVAEAAVVGAADETTGQAIVAFVILRGSATASDELVADLRNHVGATLGPIAKPKRVLPVAELPKTRSGKIMRRLLRDVAENRELGDVTTLTDSSVMDLITTQLPSSSSED from the coding sequence ATGCGCCGGGACACAACGGACACCCTGGGACTGGGAGAAGTCGTGAGCAACGAGAGCCTGGCCAACCTGCTTCGGGAAGAGCGGAAGTTCGCTCCGCCTACCGAGCTGGCCGCCAACGCCAACGTCACCGCAGCGGCGTACGAGCAGGCCGAGGCGGACCGGCTGGGCTTCTGGGCCGAGCAGGCCCGCCGCCTGACGTGGGCCACCGAGCCGACCGAGACCCTCGACTGGAGCAACCCGCCCTTCGCGAAGTGGTTCGCGGACGGCAAGCTGAACGTCGCGTACAACTGCGTGGACCGCCACGTCGAGGCGGGCAACGGCGACCGGGTCGCCATCCACTTCGAGGGCGAGCCGGGCGACAGCCGCGCCATCACCTACGCGGAGCTGAAGGACGAGGTCTCCCGGGCCGCCAACGCGCTCACCGAGCTGGGTGTCGGCAAGGGCGACCGGGTCGCCGTCTACCTGCCGATGATCCCCGAGGCCGCCGTCGCGATGCTGGCCTGCGCCCGCATCGGCGCCACGCACTCGGTGGTCTTCGGCGGCTTCTCCGCCGACGCCATCGCCGCCCGCATCCAGGACGCGGACGCCAAGGTCGTCATCACGGCCGACGGCGGCTACCGCCGCGGCAAGCCCTCCGCGCTCAAGCCCGCGGTCGACGACGCCGTGTCCCGTATCGACAGCGTCGAACACGTCCTCGTCGTCCGCCGCACCGGTCAGGACACCGCCTGGACCGAGGGCCGCGACGTCTGGTGGCACGAGATCACCGGCCGCCAGTCCGCCGAGCACGCCCCGGAGGCCTTCGAGGCGGAGCAGCCGCTGTTCATCCTCTACACCTCGGGCACCACCGGGAAGCCGAAGGGCATCCTGCACACCTCCGGCGGCTACCTCACCCAGGCGGCGTACACCCACCACGCGGTCTTCGACCTCAAGCCGGAGTCCGACGTCTACTGGTGCACCGCCGACGTCGGCTGGGTGACCGGCCACTCGTACATCGTCTACGGGCCGCTGGCCAACGGCGCGACCCAGGTCATGTACGAGGGCACGCCCGACACCCCGCACCAGGGCCGCTTCTGGGAGATCGTGCAGAAGTACGGCGTCACGATCCTCTACACGGCGCCGACCGCGATCCGTACGTTCATGAAGTGGGGGGACGACATCCCCGCGAAGTTCGACCTGAGCAGTCTCCGGGTCCTCGGTTCGGTCGGTGAGCCGATCAACCCGGAAGCGTGGATGTGGTACCGGAAGAACATCGGCGCCGACAAGTGCCCCATCGTGGACACCTGGTGGCAGACCGAGACCGGCGCGATGATGATCGCGCCGCTGCCGGGCGTGACGGAGACCAAGCCGGGCAGCGCCCAGCGCGCGCTGCCGGGCATCGGAGCCACCGTCGTGGACGACGAGGCGAACGAGGTTCCGGACGGCGGGGGCGGCTATCTCGTCCTCACCGAGCCGTGGCCGTCGATGCTCCGCACCATCTGGGGCGACGACCAGCGGTTCATCGACACCTACTGGTCGCGATTCGCGGGCAAGTACTTCGCGGGCGACGGTGCGAAGAAGGACGAGGACGGCGACATCTGGCTGCTCGGCCGGGTCGATGACGTCATGCTCGTGTCGGGCCACAACATCTCGACCACCGAGGTCGAGTCGGCCCTCGTCTCGCACCCCTCGGTCGCCGAGGCCGCCGTGGTCGGTGCGGCCGACGAGACGACCGGCCAGGCCATCGTCGCGTTCGTGATCCTGCGCGGGAGTGCGACCGCCTCCGACGAACTGGTCGCCGACCTGCGCAACCACGTCGGGGCGACCCTCGGCCCGATCGCCAAGCCCAAGCGGGTGCTGCCGGTCGCCGAACTGCCGAAGACCCGGTCCGGCAAGATCATGCGCCGTCTGCTGCGCGATGTCGCCGAGAACCGCGAGCTGGGCGACGTCACCACCCTCACCGACTCCTCGGTGATGGACCTGATCACCACCCAGCTGCCGTCCTCGTCCTCCGAGGACTGA
- a CDS encoding ATP-binding protein has protein sequence MKIAFVGKGGSGKTTLSSLFIRHLAANEAHVIAVDADINQHLGAALGLDEAEAAALPAMGAHLPLIKDYLRGTNPRIASAATMIKTTPPGEGSRLLRVREDNPIFDACARTVLLDDGDIRLMATGPFTESDLGVACYHSKVGAVELCLNHLVDGPDEYVVVDMTAGSDSFASGMFTRFDMTFLVAEPTRKGVSVYRQYKEYARDFGVALKVVGNKVQGPDDLDFLRSEVGDDLLVGVGHSDWVRAMEKGRPSRFELLEADNRMALQTLQDAAEDSYELRDWERYTRQMVHFHLKNAESWGNEKTGADLAAQVDPAFVLDERRVGAGVAAPA, from the coding sequence ATGAAGATCGCTTTCGTCGGGAAGGGCGGCAGCGGAAAGACCACGCTGTCCTCGCTCTTCATCCGCCACCTCGCCGCCAATGAAGCCCACGTCATCGCCGTGGACGCCGATATCAACCAGCACCTGGGGGCCGCACTCGGCCTGGACGAGGCGGAGGCAGCCGCGCTGCCCGCCATGGGTGCGCACCTGCCGCTCATCAAGGACTACCTGCGTGGCACCAACCCGCGCATCGCCTCCGCCGCGACGATGATCAAGACGACTCCCCCCGGCGAGGGCTCACGGCTGCTGCGGGTCCGCGAGGACAACCCGATCTTCGATGCCTGTGCGCGGACGGTCCTGCTCGACGACGGCGACATCCGGCTGATGGCGACCGGCCCCTTCACGGAGTCCGATCTCGGAGTCGCCTGCTACCACTCCAAAGTCGGAGCCGTGGAGCTCTGCCTCAATCACCTGGTCGACGGCCCGGACGAGTACGTCGTGGTCGACATGACGGCAGGCTCGGACTCGTTCGCCTCGGGGATGTTCACCCGCTTCGACATGACGTTCCTGGTCGCGGAGCCGACTCGTAAGGGGGTGTCGGTGTACCGCCAGTACAAGGAGTACGCCCGGGACTTCGGCGTCGCGCTGAAGGTCGTCGGCAACAAGGTGCAGGGCCCGGACGACCTGGACTTCCTGCGCTCGGAGGTCGGCGACGACCTGCTGGTCGGGGTCGGCCACTCCGATTGGGTACGGGCGATGGAGAAGGGCCGGCCGTCCCGGTTCGAGCTGCTGGAGGCCGACAACCGGATGGCCTTGCAGACCCTCCAGGACGCCGCCGAGGATTCGTACGAGCTCCGCGACTGGGAGCGCTACACGCGGCAGATGGTGCACTTCCACCTGAAGAACGCCGAGAGTTGGGGCAACGAGAAGACGGGCGCCGACCTGGCCGCCCAGGTCGACCCCGCCTTCGTGCTCGACGAGCGGCGCGTCGGGGCGGGCGTCGCCGCACCCGCCTGA
- a CDS encoding phage holin family protein: MSDPGSYVSSADRSIGQLVASATAEMSALVHDEIALAKAEVRQDVKRGAIGSVAFVVAGVLALFSIPVLSFAAAYGIHNLGLGLAWSFLIVGVAFILLGALLAFLGIRKFKKVKPPQKSIASAKQTAAVLQSAKPHPRPSVEAAAIIERSSGSSLAKKAVEGRSGRDEADAVGRSST, from the coding sequence ATGAGCGACCCCGGCAGCTACGTGAGCAGCGCGGACCGCAGCATCGGGCAGCTGGTCGCCTCGGCGACGGCCGAGATGTCCGCGCTGGTGCACGACGAGATCGCCCTCGCCAAGGCGGAGGTGCGGCAGGACGTCAAGCGCGGAGCGATCGGCAGTGTGGCGTTCGTCGTCGCGGGCGTGCTGGCGCTCTTCTCGATCCCGGTGCTGAGCTTCGCCGCGGCGTACGGGATCCACAACCTGGGCCTCGGGCTCGCCTGGTCGTTCCTGATCGTGGGCGTGGCGTTCATCCTGCTGGGCGCTTTGCTGGCGTTCCTGGGCATCAGGAAGTTCAAGAAGGTCAAGCCGCCGCAGAAGTCGATCGCCTCGGCCAAGCAGACCGCCGCCGTCCTCCAGAGCGCGAAGCCGCACCCGCGGCCGTCGGTCGAGGCCGCCGCGATCATCGAACGTTCCTCCGGCAGCAGCCTGGCGAAGAAGGCCGTCGAGGGCCGGTCCGGTCGGGATGAGGCCGACGCTGTGGGACGCTCGTCCACATGA
- the nhaA gene encoding Na+/H+ antiporter NhaA: MAAPTPTPSPPRRTLLGRLPLPERSYVAEALRTETVGGILLLVAAVAALIWANTFGGSYASVSDFHFGPDFLGLDLSVAHWAADGMLAVFFFVAGVELKRELVAGELRDPKAAALPVVAALCGMAVPALVYTLTVVVGGGSLAGWAVPTATDIAFALAVLAVIGASLPSALRAFLLTLAVVDDLFAILIIAVFFTSDLNFLALGGAVLGLAAFYLLLRFEVRGWYVYVPLALTIWGLMYNSGVHATIAGVAMGLMLRCSRREGEDHSPGEHIEHLVRPVSAGIAVPLFALFAAGVSLSGEALAGVFTRPETLGVVLGLVLGKTFGIFGGTYLAARFTKAELNKDLAWADVLALASLAGIGFTVSLLIGELAFSDDPEMTNEIKAAVLIGSLFAALLASVLLRLRVRRYRALYEAEELDEDGSGIPDIYEQGDPGYHLRMAAIYEEKAADHRRRAEQAGAAGIEPESPA, encoded by the coding sequence GTGGCCGCGCCAACCCCCACCCCCTCCCCGCCCCGCCGCACCCTTCTCGGCCGACTGCCGCTCCCCGAGCGGAGCTACGTGGCCGAGGCACTGCGTACCGAGACCGTCGGCGGCATCCTGCTGCTGGTCGCCGCAGTCGCGGCACTCATCTGGGCCAACACCTTCGGCGGTTCGTACGCCTCGGTGAGCGACTTCCACTTCGGCCCGGACTTCCTCGGACTGGACCTCTCCGTCGCGCACTGGGCGGCTGACGGAATGCTCGCCGTGTTCTTCTTCGTCGCAGGCGTCGAACTGAAGCGCGAGCTGGTCGCGGGCGAGCTCCGAGACCCCAAGGCCGCCGCCCTGCCGGTGGTCGCGGCGCTCTGCGGCATGGCCGTGCCCGCCCTGGTCTACACGCTTACCGTGGTCGTCGGCGGTGGCTCCCTGGCCGGGTGGGCCGTGCCGACCGCCACGGACATCGCCTTCGCGCTCGCCGTCCTCGCGGTGATCGGCGCCTCGCTGCCGTCCGCACTGCGGGCCTTCCTGCTCACCCTGGCCGTCGTCGACGACCTCTTCGCCATCCTGATCATCGCTGTCTTCTTCACGTCGGACCTGAACTTCCTGGCCCTTGGCGGAGCCGTCCTCGGCCTGGCCGCCTTCTATCTGCTCCTCCGCTTCGAGGTCCGAGGCTGGTATGTGTACGTTCCCCTCGCCCTGACCATCTGGGGCCTGATGTACAACAGCGGGGTCCACGCCACCATCGCCGGTGTCGCCATGGGCCTGATGCTGCGCTGCAGCCGCCGCGAGGGCGAGGACCACTCCCCGGGCGAGCACATCGAGCACCTGGTCCGCCCGGTGTCGGCCGGGATCGCCGTACCGCTGTTCGCCCTCTTCGCGGCCGGGGTCTCCCTGAGCGGCGAGGCCCTGGCGGGCGTCTTCACCCGGCCCGAGACCCTCGGCGTCGTCCTCGGACTCGTCCTCGGCAAGACCTTCGGCATCTTCGGCGGTACGTATCTCGCCGCCCGCTTCACCAAGGCGGAGCTGAACAAGGACCTGGCCTGGGCTGACGTCCTCGCCCTCGCCTCGCTGGCCGGAATCGGCTTCACCGTCTCCCTCCTCATCGGCGAGCTCGCGTTCTCGGACGACCCGGAGATGACCAACGAGATCAAGGCGGCTGTCCTCATCGGTTCGCTGTTCGCGGCCCTGCTCGCCTCGGTACTGCTCAGGCTGCGGGTCCGCCGATACCGCGCCCTCTATGAGGCGGAGGAGCTGGACGAGGACGGATCCGGAATCCCCGACATCTATGAACAGGGCGATCCGGGGTACCACCTGCGGATGGCCGCGATCTACGAGGAGAAGGCGGCTGATCACCGCCGTCGCGCCGAACAGGCGGGGGCAGCGGGCATTGAGCCGGAGAGTCCGGCATGA
- a CDS encoding HAD family hydrolase — protein sequence MLSVVENRFSPRTAAFFDLDKTVIAKSSTLTFSKSFYQGGLINRRAVLRTAYAQFVFLAGGADHDQMERMREYLSALCKGWNVQQVKEIVAETLHDLIDPIIYDEAATLIEEHHMAGRDVVIVSTSGAEVVEPIGELLGADRVVATRMVVGDDGCFTGEVEYYAYGPTKAEAVRTLAASEGYDLSRCYAYSDSATDVPMLESVGHPHAVNPDRALRREATLREWPILVFNRPVQLKKRLPAFSLPPRPALVAAAAVGAATVTAGLVWYANRRRTAGAALPG from the coding sequence ATGCTCAGCGTTGTGGAAAACCGCTTCTCGCCGCGCACAGCAGCCTTCTTTGACCTGGACAAGACGGTCATTGCGAAGTCTTCGACGCTGACCTTCAGCAAGTCCTTCTACCAAGGCGGACTGATCAACCGCCGCGCCGTACTGCGCACCGCGTACGCACAGTTCGTGTTCCTTGCCGGGGGCGCCGATCACGACCAGATGGAGCGGATGCGTGAATACCTCTCCGCCCTCTGCAAGGGATGGAACGTCCAGCAGGTCAAGGAGATCGTCGCCGAGACCCTGCACGACCTGATCGACCCGATCATCTACGACGAGGCCGCCACCCTCATCGAAGAACACCACATGGCAGGACGCGACGTGGTCATCGTTTCGACCTCGGGCGCGGAAGTGGTCGAGCCGATCGGGGAACTGCTCGGCGCCGACCGCGTCGTCGCCACACGCATGGTCGTCGGCGACGACGGCTGTTTCACGGGGGAGGTCGAGTACTACGCCTACGGGCCGACCAAGGCCGAGGCCGTGAGGACCCTCGCCGCCTCCGAGGGGTACGACCTCTCGCGCTGCTACGCCTACAGCGACTCGGCGACCGACGTACCGATGCTGGAATCGGTCGGGCACCCGCACGCGGTCAACCCGGACCGCGCACTGCGCCGCGAAGCGACCCTTCGCGAGTGGCCGATTCTCGTCTTCAACCGCCCGGTCCAGCTCAAGAAACGCCTACCCGCGTTTTCACTGCCGCCCCGCCCCGCCCTGGTGGCAGCGGCCGCGGTCGGTGCGGCCACGGTCACAGCGGGGCTGGTCTGGTACGCCAACCGCCGCCGCACCGCCGGAGCAGCCCTGCCCGGGTGA
- a CDS encoding polysaccharide deacetylase family protein → MMAATKRIALGVMATAVAAVLAGCSGAGSGGPATGGAGAGAEKGAHGAKENAPEAPPKNAVKLIGDGSTAFTGVQPKIPTAERLAPGQKPPQFVVFSWDGAGEDSQKLFSHFRGVAKKYNATMTYFLSGVYLLPEEKRGLYNPPQHAPGRSDIGFNDTEGIRNTLAEVRAAWKDGNEIGTHFNGHFCGADGGVGTWSVEEWRSEIEQAKAFVKSWKSNAPELKGEAPLPFDYDKELIGARTPCLEGQKNMVAAARDMGFRYDSSGVGNQVWPKKKNGVWDIPLQLVPMPGRAFETLSMDYNFMVNQSGTATQGDPSKHEFWGNQMRDGLLQAFDRSYNGNRAPLIIGNHFESWNGGTYMRAIEETIARVCTKEGVRCVSFRQLADWLDAQDPNVLAKLTTLGVGQAPQEGWSSYLGAQPAAASPADKTAGKAAGKGEGRE, encoded by the coding sequence ATGATGGCCGCCACGAAGAGGATCGCCTTGGGCGTCATGGCCACGGCTGTGGCCGCCGTACTCGCGGGCTGTTCCGGCGCCGGGTCCGGAGGGCCCGCGACCGGGGGAGCGGGAGCCGGTGCGGAGAAGGGTGCGCATGGCGCCAAGGAGAACGCACCCGAGGCTCCCCCGAAGAACGCGGTCAAGCTCATCGGGGACGGATCCACCGCCTTCACCGGGGTTCAGCCGAAGATCCCGACCGCCGAACGTCTGGCGCCCGGTCAGAAGCCCCCGCAGTTCGTGGTGTTCTCCTGGGACGGGGCCGGGGAGGACAGCCAGAAGCTCTTCTCCCACTTCCGCGGCGTGGCCAAGAAGTACAACGCCACCATGACGTACTTCCTCAGCGGTGTGTATCTGCTGCCGGAGGAGAAGCGGGGCCTCTACAACCCGCCCCAGCACGCGCCGGGCCGTTCCGACATCGGCTTCAACGACACCGAGGGCATCCGCAACACCCTCGCCGAGGTCCGTGCCGCCTGGAAGGACGGCAACGAGATCGGCACCCACTTCAACGGACACTTCTGCGGCGCGGACGGCGGCGTCGGGACCTGGTCCGTCGAGGAGTGGAGGAGCGAGATCGAGCAGGCGAAAGCTTTCGTCAAGAGCTGGAAGAGCAACGCTCCGGAGCTGAAGGGCGAGGCCCCGCTCCCCTTCGACTACGACAAGGAACTGATCGGCGCCCGGACTCCCTGCCTCGAAGGGCAGAAGAACATGGTCGCCGCGGCCCGGGACATGGGCTTCCGGTACGACTCCAGCGGCGTCGGCAACCAGGTCTGGCCCAAGAAGAAGAACGGGGTCTGGGACATCCCGCTCCAGCTCGTCCCGATGCCCGGCCGCGCCTTCGAGACCCTCTCGATGGACTACAACTTCATGGTCAACCAGTCCGGTACGGCCACGCAGGGCGACCCCTCGAAGCACGAGTTCTGGGGAAACCAGATGAGGGACGGCCTCCTCCAGGCCTTCGACCGCTCGTACAACGGCAACCGGGCGCCGCTGATCATCGGCAACCACTTCGAGTCCTGGAACGGCGGCACCTACATGCGCGCCATCGAGGAGACCATCGCGAGGGTGTGCACCAAGGAGGGCGTGCGCTGCGTGTCCTTCCGGCAGCTCGCCGACTGGCTGGATGCCCAAGACCCGAACGTGCTGGCCAAGCTCACGACGCTCGGCGTCGGTCAGGCGCCGCAGGAGGGTTGGTCGTCCTACCTGGGAGCCCAGCCCGCTGCCGCATCGCCTGCGGACAAGACGGCGGGCAAGGCGGCGGGCAAGGGAGAGGGCAGGGAGTAG
- a CDS encoding TadA family conjugal transfer-associated ATPase, with translation MTDALLDAVRQRLARSGTAPTPAGVAAALRAQGRLLGDAEVLGAAAELRGELVGTGVLEPLLADPAVTDVLVSAPDRVWVDRGGGLQLTGVTFPDAAAVRRLAQRLAAVAGRRLDDARPWVDARLPDGTRMHAVLPPVSVGSTCLSLRVVRPRAFSLAELVEAGTVPPGGDRILRCLVEARLSYLISGGTGAGKTTLLASLLGAVGADERIVLAEDSAELRPDHPHVVRLESRPANQEGAGKVTLRDLVRQALRMRPDRLVVGEVRGVEVLELLAALNTGHEGGCGTVHANAAEHVPARLEALGTAAGLDRVALHSQLAAALSVVVHLVRDRSGQRRIAEVHVLDRDEAGLVVTVPALAWGIDGFVPERGWERLRSLVGGVL, from the coding sequence ATGACCGACGCGCTGCTCGACGCCGTACGGCAGCGGTTGGCGCGCAGCGGTACCGCTCCCACCCCGGCCGGAGTGGCGGCCGCTCTGCGGGCCCAGGGGCGGCTGCTGGGCGATGCCGAGGTGCTGGGGGCGGCGGCGGAGCTGCGGGGCGAACTCGTCGGCACGGGAGTGCTGGAACCCCTGCTCGCGGACCCGGCGGTGACCGATGTGCTGGTCTCCGCGCCGGACCGGGTGTGGGTGGACCGGGGCGGCGGGCTCCAGCTGACGGGTGTCACCTTCCCGGACGCGGCGGCGGTGCGGCGCTTGGCTCAGCGCCTCGCCGCGGTGGCAGGCCGGCGACTGGACGACGCGCGGCCGTGGGTGGACGCACGGTTGCCGGACGGCACCCGGATGCATGCAGTGCTGCCTCCGGTGTCGGTCGGCTCGACCTGCCTCTCCCTGCGGGTGGTGCGGCCGCGGGCCTTCTCGCTCGCGGAGTTGGTGGAGGCGGGCACGGTCCCGCCGGGCGGCGACCGGATTCTGCGGTGCTTGGTCGAAGCCCGGCTCTCGTATCTGATCAGCGGAGGCACGGGGGCGGGCAAGACAACTCTCCTCGCCAGTCTGCTGGGTGCGGTCGGGGCGGACGAGCGGATCGTGCTCGCCGAGGACTCCGCCGAACTGCGGCCGGACCACCCACATGTGGTCCGCCTGGAGTCCCGCCCCGCCAACCAGGAAGGGGCAGGAAAGGTGACACTGCGGGACCTGGTGCGGCAGGCGCTGCGCATGCGCCCCGACCGGCTGGTGGTCGGCGAGGTGCGGGGCGTCGAAGTTCTCGAACTCCTGGCGGCCCTGAACACCGGCCACGAAGGAGGATGCGGCACGGTCCACGCGAACGCGGCCGAGCATGTTCCGGCCCGACTGGAGGCGCTGGGGACCGCGGCCGGTCTCGACCGGGTCGCCCTCCACAGCCAGTTGGCGGCCGCGCTCTCGGTGGTCGTACACCTCGTGCGGGACCGCTCGGGGCAACGGCGGATCGCCGAGGTGCACGTTCTGGACCGGGATGAGGCGGGGCTGGTCGTCACGGTCCCCGCACTGGCCTGGGGCATCGACGGCTTCGTTCCGGAGCGGGGATGGGAGCGGCTGCGGTCGCTGGTCGGAGGTGTGCTGTGA
- the ssd gene encoding septum site-determining protein Ssd: protein MAGSLAEEGAAVAEGRRGGPLIVTEDVELLDDLLRLCAAAGAEPEVHHGPPGRRGGWERAPMVLVGDDAAVRCRGAGRRRGVMLVGRDQDDPDVWRRAVEIGAEYVLRLPDSEGWLVDQIANAAEGVGKPALTVGVMGGRGGSGASTLACALAVSAARSGRRTMLIDADPLGGGIDVLLGGERAEGMRWPDFAHSKGRLGGGALEDSLPALHGLRVLSWGRDDEVVIPPQAMRAVLAAARRLGGVVVVDLPRRVDEGVAEALAQLDLGLLVVPGELRAVAAAKRVASLAGMVLDDLRVVPRGPYAAGLDEQWVAQAIGLPLIGELPLESGLLASQGSGTPPGGNARGPLARFCAAFWEQAAAAGDTGAATGPAGGGAP from the coding sequence GTGGCTGGATCCCTGGCGGAAGAAGGGGCGGCGGTCGCCGAAGGGCGGCGTGGAGGCCCGCTGATCGTGACGGAAGACGTGGAGTTGCTCGACGACCTGCTGCGGCTGTGCGCGGCAGCGGGGGCCGAGCCGGAAGTCCACCACGGGCCGCCCGGGCGACGGGGCGGCTGGGAGCGGGCTCCGATGGTTCTGGTGGGGGATGACGCCGCCGTGCGATGCCGGGGCGCCGGCCGCAGGCGGGGCGTGATGCTGGTCGGGCGGGACCAGGACGACCCGGACGTGTGGCGGCGTGCGGTGGAGATCGGGGCCGAATACGTGCTGCGGCTGCCCGACTCCGAGGGCTGGCTCGTCGACCAGATCGCCAATGCGGCCGAAGGGGTGGGGAAGCCCGCGCTCACGGTCGGCGTGATGGGCGGGCGGGGTGGCTCCGGCGCGTCCACGCTGGCCTGCGCCCTCGCGGTGAGTGCGGCCCGATCGGGGCGGCGCACGATGCTGATCGACGCCGACCCCTTGGGCGGGGGAATCGACGTCCTGCTCGGCGGGGAGCGCGCCGAAGGTATGCGGTGGCCGGATTTCGCCCATTCGAAGGGGCGCCTCGGCGGGGGAGCCCTGGAGGACTCACTGCCCGCTCTCCACGGGCTGCGGGTGCTGAGCTGGGGCCGTGACGACGAGGTGGTGATCCCGCCGCAGGCCATGCGAGCGGTGCTGGCCGCCGCCCGTCGGCTCGGCGGCGTGGTGGTCGTGGATCTGCCGCGCCGGGTCGACGAGGGCGTCGCGGAAGCCCTGGCTCAGCTCGATCTCGGCCTGCTCGTGGTCCCGGGCGAACTGCGAGCCGTCGCAGCCGCCAAACGCGTGGCCTCCCTGGCCGGAATGGTGCTGGACGACCTGCGCGTCGTGCCCCGCGGACCGTATGCGGCAGGCCTGGACGAGCAGTGGGTGGCCCAGGCCATCGGGCTCCCGCTCATCGGCGAACTGCCCCTGGAGTCAGGGCTTCTGGCTTCCCAGGGCAGCGGCACCCCGCCCGGTGGCAACGCCCGCGGTCCACTGGCCCGCTTCTGCGCGGCCTTCTGGGAGCAGGCGGCGGCCGCAGGAGACACCGGCGCCGCGACGGGTCCGGCCGGGGGAGGCGCGCCATGA
- a CDS encoding Fic family protein: MSTTASDPLAALGALPGVPDAVDSVRKAVDRVYGHRVMRRRSNEVTAEAALRGSRGSAALAGADWNLEEVRRRTDFSGDGEARTVGAALRLTAEAGQLLSIWRQSPLRVLARLHLVAAGGATPDDAVGRPRLGGESVDEPLVEAPLPDADEVAGRLEGLSQLIIAGGTAPALVTAAVVHGELLALRPFGSHNGLVARTAERIVLIGSGLDPKSICPAEVGHAEQGRAAYVAAFEGYRAGTPEGMAAWIAHCGRAVELGVRESTAVCEALQRGAA; encoded by the coding sequence ATGAGTACGACTGCCTCAGACCCGCTCGCCGCGCTCGGCGCTCTGCCCGGGGTGCCCGACGCCGTGGACTCCGTACGCAAGGCCGTCGACCGTGTCTACGGTCACCGCGTCATGCGGCGCCGCAGCAACGAGGTCACGGCCGAAGCCGCGCTGCGGGGTTCCCGTGGATCGGCCGCGCTGGCCGGTGCCGACTGGAATCTTGAGGAGGTGCGGCGGCGTACCGACTTCAGCGGTGACGGCGAGGCGCGCACGGTCGGCGCCGCCCTGCGGCTCACCGCGGAAGCGGGTCAACTCCTTTCCATCTGGCGGCAGTCGCCGCTGCGGGTGCTGGCTCGGCTGCATCTGGTGGCGGCCGGCGGGGCGACCCCCGACGATGCGGTGGGCCGGCCCAGGCTGGGGGGTGAGTCCGTCGACGAACCGCTGGTCGAGGCGCCGCTCCCCGATGCCGACGAGGTTGCCGGACGGCTGGAAGGGCTCTCTCAGCTGATCATCGCGGGCGGTACGGCCCCCGCCCTGGTCACGGCCGCCGTGGTGCACGGTGAGCTGCTCGCGCTGCGCCCCTTCGGTTCCCATAATGGCCTGGTCGCTCGCACCGCCGAGCGCATTGTCCTGATCGGCAGCGGGCTGGACCCGAAGTCGATCTGCCCGGCCGAGGTGGGGCATGCGGAGCAGGGCCGGGCGGCCTACGTCGCGGCATTCGAGGGCTACAGGGCCGGGACCCCGGAGGGGATGGCCGCCTGGATCGCGCACTGCGGGCGGGCGGTCGAGCTGGGTGTGCGCGAGTCGACGGCGGTGTGCGAGGCCCTGCAGCGCGGCGCGGCGTAG